The genomic stretch TGTAATATTATATCTCCGTGAATGACGTTTTAACAATGATCGAAGGTAACACCTAATTCGATAGATTGGATAATTCGTCGGTCAATGTAAGTGTATTTCCTTTTCACGTCTGTGGTaattctttaacaaaaaatatatgcctagcgtgtagaaaaatgccttggcaaacagcgtagacccagatgagacgccgcatgatgagacatcagggtctgcgctgtttgctgaaaggaatttctgtaagaaatattctaaatatagaaaaaatatactagacataccttcttttggaaataaattgatccaatttagaacgatgggagagttcactaaatgggttaataatattAGTAGTGTATCTATTACTGTCACTTGACAGGTTTTCAAGGCAATGAAATGTCGCCAATATTGTATCTGAAATTGACGTCGTTGCGTCTTTTTACctattgaaaacatgttaaattcAGTGAACAGATCATAACGCAATAATACTGTTTTAAAGAGGTATATGCAAGAATATGCTGTTTGACATTGACATTACCTTATTATGGTACATGCAAACAGAATGCAACACTAAAGCCTCTCTATATTCTTTTCTTTGTattaatgtgtcttgttctgataaaactgggcataatacatgtgcgtaaagtgtcgtcccagattagcctgtgcagtccgcacaggctaatcagggacgacattttccgcataaacttgatttttggtaaggagggactttctcaaaattaaaaataccataaaagcggaaagtgtcgtctctgatctgggacgacactttacgcacatgcattatgaccagctttcacagaacgaGACACATTAAATAGACAATCTTTCAATTTATTTATGAATCTTTTCAGGAACAAAAATCCATTTATAATTGTGTTTGTAGCACACACTATGGTccatttaataaatatgcttatttattataaataacctAACCTAATTATAAACCTAATTATAAAACCTTATAAATAACCTAATTATAACACacgtttattgtttttcaaaCCCTCTCGCTTATTAAACACCCGACGTGCGTGCATCGTTACTCGGACGCTTGGTGGTCGGAATAACAACGTGCGTTCATCGTGTGTTTTatgggagacggaaaactacaacggacgaggcatggtcaggggtgataacccccaaaaaaggttagggttagggttagggttaggggtcgggttagggttagggttagggttgggtttaggcttacccaaaccctaacacgacccctaacactaacccaaaccctaaccctaaccctctaacccccctcgcgcaataccataccatgcctcgcccgttgtagttttccgtctcccgtGTTTTATGCATTTGCACGGTTTTCGTGCGTCCGTAATGCGTTTGACTCTGTATATTATCGACATTCTCGCAATTGTATACGCTATGGATGGATGGTATTCGACCAAGACAAAATAATTACTTCCGGTCTGCCGGTTGTACTTTCTGAATCCAGGATTTCCTCTCTTTTAACTGTTGTTTGCCggattaaaattataattaataatgtcATTTAGCTATCGATAGCGAAATTATTCTATTTTTGCATTTACGTATCAAAATTGGTTCTTTGTGTACAACAATGTTTACTGTATGGAATTAAGATCTATGCATCTGTCAAGCTGTGAAACACATCGTTGTCCCTTTTAATAAGAGAACACTGCACCAACCAACGAtggtcttatttaaaatttgtataAAGTACAGTTGTTTAGTTTTGCACACAGcttatataacattatttaagcTTATTATTGAAACTGTCACCTAAATTGTGTAGACTACCGGTAAACGTTTCAGTTACAATAAGTTGTTGTTGCGTTTTGCAGTGTATCAATTACTAATTCGACTTTAACCTTGTCAATATAAAGTGTGTACAATTATATTTTCTAACATTCCAAGATTTAAAGGGTCAACATGACAATCAAATGAGCCttgtcctgagaaaactgggcttaatgcatgtgcgtaaagtgtcgtcccagattagcctgtgcgaatctggctaatcagggacgacattttccactttaatggtatttttagtttcaatgaagtccctcctttccgaaaatcaagttttggcgaaaagtgtcgtccctgattagcctgtgcgaactgcacagactaatctgggatgacactttacgcacatgcattgaaccaggTTTTCTCAGCACAATGCTAAAATGAAAGCTATGCTAAACACGTATATATGTGTTATTCCTAACTCAACCACATTTGGGTATTTGGATGATTTTAAAATGCATGGTTTTGAACGGCCCATTTTTAAGATTTGGTAATTGACACATATTAAGCTATAATTTATGCCTATATTATATACAGACGGATTTTGAAAGTGACTGATTCCGCCACCCGTATTAAAAAAGTTCTAAACTGATtcgaattattatttttacttttttagttTAATCAACACACAAACATGATTTGCTTCAAGAGTTCGGACATAAAAGCATAAATTTACGGCGCAACGTTTTGCATTTTTCATATTTGTACTTGGTAATACTGGAAGTGACGTaaaaatgtttgcataaaatgTCTTTTCACAATCGACCTTCAGTCAATTAGGAAAAAAGAAGTTGATTAAAAAACTGCACCGACCATTTCCAACGTGGTTTTTTGCTGTTGCTTATATAAACAATTTCTCGTTGATAGGCGGATTTGTTTGTCGACGATCAGCCTAACGCAGTGTTTCCTATTCccttgaaaataacatttttttattatttaattcaatCCAGTACGTGCTACGGTTACATGAATCAATATCGACAATCTTTTCAACAATTAGTGTAACAAGGCCATGTCCGTCATTTTCGCGTTTGCACATTTGCGTGACTAGTCTTTAGATTTACTTATGGTGTCAACATGTTATGATCAAGGAAGTTTTTAACAATATCTTCTTATATTCTATGAAAAGATCACGCGAAGGAATCTGAAAGAAGGTTTTTTTTCTGATCACTAGGCAAATCGTCGCGTGTGGTTTTTATAACCCCATGGTACGCTGATGTCAATAAGTGTAAAATCAATGTCTGAAGATAATTACTGACAGGTATTGATTTCATAAAAAGCGTATATATATCAAcgttggagggggggggggagttattgaacgttaaaataaaatatattgcttaAGATACgtacttcaatatttttttagcATGTTATTATAACAATGTCTTCAGTGTTTACAAGTTGTTAGATTTGAATTAAAATCATGTGacgaataaaaaatatgtaccgTTTCATTTCTGAAGAATTTTCCGATGGTTGCTTTTGTATTTTGTCAATTAATAAACACCTAGTTTATGTCACTGGTTTTTATGTATAAAAACTCTAACTCGGAAATATATAGAAATATGTTTGATGCTTCATTTGATAACTTAAATACTTGTAACAACAACTTCCTATAAAATGTTTTCCGTGTTGACTGTACACGGATAAGCTTAGATTTATGATAAAATTATCGTAGTGCACGAATAATAACATTGTAATCACTGAccttataaataaacaaagacaaTTGTTGAAACTCTGCACATGAAATGCGATGCCCAACACATGAGGAAGAGTGTCACATAATTATAGTTATAATTTCGATTGCACAAGtatttatcattaatttcataattgaacaaaaatatatataaatataatatatatatatggtttttATCGTCAatcaaaataactgttttattgaTGTGcattatttataaacttaaaagcataCTAAAAACAATCTGTCATTTTACGGTGGTTAACTGGAGGAAATCATCGAAATCTATAACACCCAAAACGATCGAATTCTTTAAAATACAAAAGCTTAATACAAATAGGTATTTATCGTTTAAGCAAACTACatcattttttataattgtattatatgtcGGATATATACACCGTTTTAAACATTCGTAAATAATAACGTATCCCATGCAATTGGAGAAAAAGCTTATGCCGTAGAAATCATTTACGAACAGTATTTGTTGTAATGGTGTACATGCACTAGTGGAAAGAGGACAACAGTAGTGCATAACATCGCCATTAAAAAGATTACTTAACTGCACACCAATGTTCTTACAAGCCGTTTGTATTACTCTTTATAAAAGTATTATTAATATGTTAATTTAATAACGCGTTGCATTAATGACGCAATAAAAGCATGTATAATAACATTAGTAACGTCTTGCTTTTATTGCTTCTCCAAGAATACTTATTTACGCAGTTTACAATGTTGCGACTAACGTGCCTCTTTGTCAATGGAAGCATTGTATGATTTATGTTTTCGACAAAAAGTATCCTTAGTTTATATCAATATGGTCAGTCTGAGTATATGCGATACATTTAATAAGTAGAGACATGAATAATCGTTTCCTCGCCATATAATCTACGTTGGATACTAAATTGGTATCCGTCCGCATGATAGAGATGCTTGACAATGTACAAGCTGCTTGATTTTTAAAGTGACATCTACCTTCAAGAAGCCTAAAGATACAATTCCAATTGCAAGCTGTATTGCTACGATTCTGTTCATCGTTTAACGTAATTAGCTACGGTTTAAATTTGACGTTTTTATGTTTCTATTATTCTGATGGACTTTAAGGTAGGCTTCAAATTCGATTAAAACCTTTCAACAAAATATAACTCCTTTAAGATTTTATCCATATTATTTAGATATAGCAATGTGGAAATCGTTCATGGCAACCTCCACGAAGGACTATATTTAAATCTGCTGTTCTCTGTTTGGATAATGTTATTCTATGATTGCAAGGGGATCAAAACATCCACAAAAAGATTCGAATGGTTACGAGAGTAGCTCGATCATACCCCTGCCTACATAACAACTCGCGTAACGATGGTTAAGGCAAAAGGTTTTATGTTTTTCCACCCGATACGaatcgagttagtctgttcaacaggccttagaaTAACGGAGTTAGcttgtacggacaggcaatggtattaccatcataccatttggtatggggttagcctgtagataacctggacaaaagatctataaataaatagttaatgtatagataacgaaggaaaagggattaggtcacggtatctcgatctctcgattatttattgaaaataatgtagaaaaacgcccttttaggtctttaacttaataaatatgtgaACTATGGAAtgcaaaaattaattttattcaaggaattaagaacattttaagattgaatataataaatgctaaagtgaatctatattgttaccgcgtggtttatttgtaatacctgtgaaatgtacaatagattcataatattgaaaaacactatgcatttgttgatacatgtagttaaattatatttaagtatgcaatggcaaaaataataacaaacaaaaagtatgaacgtaattttatttaattattttttttaattatttacccatctatttatcttattattaattaattcattcatttatccttccatccgtccgtcagttcgtccatccgtgtgtttgttcgtttgtgcgttcgtgcgtttgtttattgtttgttggttggttcgtTCCTCGgatcgttcgtttgtttgttcgtttgtttgttcttttgttatttcgttcttttttggtttgttttttggttaattctttttttcgtttgttcgtttcgttcgatcattcattcgttcgttcgttcatgcatttattcattcatttaggTATTGATGTTCATTAATCTTTCCatcccttcgtccgtccgttttttttcgttactttgtgcgttcgtgcgtttgttcattggttcgttcgtttgttcatgaGTTCGTCGTTTGTTCTTCTAtacatctatccatccatccgtccATACCTCCATCCAGAAAGAAACTACAGCACAAGAAAGAAAGAGAGAAAATATACAGGAAGGAAGAAAGAAGGAAGGATAGAAGTGAAGGAAGggaaggacggaaggaaggaaggaaggaagaaggaaggCAGGAAGGTAAGGAAGGACCggaaggacggaaggaaggaaggaatgaCGGAAGGGAACGGAAGTGCAGTGCCGAGCGAAGAAGGGataggaaggaaggaaggaggaaggaaggacGGAAGGAGGGAAGGAAGGACAGGCAGGAAGGCaggaaggaagaaggaaggaaggaggaatGAAGGAAGGACGGAgagaagaaagaaagaaaagcaAAAGGACATCAGTTAAACTCCCAGCACGTCCCTCAACTCCAACCCACCATCCCGGCCCTCCCTCCATCCCTACCCTCCCTCCCTCACCTCACCTCCCTCCACTCCCTCGCCCAGTCCCTCcctcctcctccctccctccattaaatgtattaattttctttttaaatatatagttgtaacaaacatacaaactaaaaaaaaaattaaaaaacgttctaaattgaaatagtgtaaattactaaaattaaatagaaataacatcggtGACGTACcatgggtgcttttcacagtataatacaagtttaaactctcAAAGACGAGACAACGTTAAAGgcacgttattaaataacttaataatttatgcgcaaagttggtttctatcacagcacatactacatttgaaataaacattcgcttgcaagacatctaattggacagagatgcaattatattccttaataaaatacgatttttagcctcaacttatctgttgacttttaagtaagatatCATCTGCCTCCATAGGATGCTtattagttgttttattatttacttaattgtatgtgtcgtcCTCAGTTGTCTCCAGGTGTCTAGAAAATCACTTCTGTGATGTCATCTATACCTTTCAATTAACaagtcaacggcgctattttcagacgattttttatttcaaaattggattcgATATTATTTTGGCCatgctttctaaacaaacatgtttcaacaataaaacagcggaagtctacactgtgtattagcaacctgctgtggtgattcCTTTCTTATCTTTTTGAGCGTAAAGTTATctgatatagatcagacatcggccggctattagtctgacttaaattggttgtgatccctaaatcttatccatttgagcgtcaagttcattcatatagatcagacatcgaccGGCTCCGTTATatattagtctgacttaaattttctgtcgtaaagtaCAGGTTAGATTGTCCATTTAAGAAACGCAAGTAGTCATACATgtgtgattagaatgtgtggaaagacaactgtttctaaatgaaatacttaaataccatatagttcaaTTTTTGAGAACAGGCGTATGCTACAAACACGTATGCCATGACTGATATTAGGGTGAATATAACAGTGCTTAATGTAGTTCAAGTTATATGTACGCACAAAAGTGTTTAGTTTGATAACACTTTTGCATTCATTTTCTCGATATTCCTATATGGTTTTCTTTCCCGGCAAATACTATAATTTAGTGTATAAAAGTGCACGGGAAatattatatgccctttttaatgatttataaattatatcagcaagacttcaaactgtcatacgtaaatatacaatacactacaCAAAACATTTGATGGGTTTGATAtgcgacttaaaacttaaaaaatctgtaatttaaatataacgttttatttcaaccttaattCTCGCGCTTCATCCACTTAAGTGGCTTAGAACAAAGTGCATCGTTGCTGAAAATGATATCTGAAACTGTTgactcatattttgtgcattttaaacTGTGCAAGGCTGCTGTTTGCATCCTGAACTAGTGTTAGACGCTCTGAGCCAGGTTTTGTGTGTCTTTTGTGTTTTTTACACATATGTTGACATGTCTATCCAATCTATATTAGTGTATTTTAACACTATATAGCAGCCTTCCGTGGAAGGCAAAACCTATGACACATGTTAAGTATATTCGtctattatgtctttattttcgctttcgctttaagatatatcctcggcgaataagttacactgaacaaaatatgattttaattattatttcaatgtgattattctcattaggaattaacaattatttatcatctacatagttagttatacttatctttgtaaataatctaactgaatgtattgagttgtttcatttatgatctcatgtgtgtgtatatactttattgtacttccttgcttgtattatatgttatgctctccgtgaatggaggaaaataaaagtctatctatctaaCGATCGGGATATGTACCTAGCATCGTTAAAAACGGGATACTTCTTGCTACCattatcgtagtttcataaaaaaaaaacacatgttgaaGAGTCAATTGCTTGAGTAAATTAACAACTATAGTTTTTatgtaatttcgtattaaatcttcaaactaaagacagtcacacttcagataatcaatatacttttaatataaattgaaacaaagaaagagtcaaataaataacctgtggcatttgttttcgcagtctcgtattGTGAAGCAATAGAAATAACAGCACCATTATTAAAAGCGGCTTTATCGCATTAAGGGTCCAATAAACAGGACAATGTAGCTtgacacaccgacatcaatcaccctgtcggcatgagatgtcataaagtatccaaggcacccttcctcctgctatgtgacgatatcaccaatcgatttttgtaacttcattcaacatgcattttgttttaacgtggcagcattaacataatatgcatttaatataacacagtacaaataatacaaaatatataaagaaatgaaatataaaaaaatgatgataatgatgacgattataataatgatgatgttgttgttgttgttgttgatgatgatgttgatgatgatgatgatgatgatgatgatgatgatgatgatgatgatgatgatgatgatgatgatgacgaacgcagaaaagctcgaacgcacaaacgaacgaacgaacaaacaaattgacggacgcatgaacgaacgaacaaaataacaaacgagcgcacgaacgaccgaccgacaggccggcccgctcgctcgctcgctgactgactgagtgactgagtgactgactgactgactgactgactgactgactgaaagaaattacgaacgaacgaacgaaccaataaaccaatgaacaagcccacgtacgcacaaacggaatgactagataaatagatagataaataaataaatagatgaatgaataaagaaagaaaggaagaaagaaagaaagaaatacatgaacgaatgaataaacgcattaatgaacgcatgaatgaatgaataaataaataaatacataaatacataaaaaaatacattaatacataaataaaaacattaatacataaataaatgattaaatgaaaccctgttctgtttaaaataatttgattattatttttggtatttcacacttaaatataattaaactataaacaaatccttagtgttttcaaaattattaatctattcactgtcagtggtaaataattttgaaaagcaactaactaaagtaatccctctataattattaacatcacTAATAGCAccctttttatgcaaagggattattaCCCCTTCTGTCCACTTATCGGGGAAAAAt from Dreissena polymorpha isolate Duluth1 chromosome 10, UMN_Dpol_1.0, whole genome shotgun sequence encodes the following:
- the LOC127849126 gene encoding protein nemuri-like; this encodes MSSSFVLLYIYPSIRPYLHPERNYSTRKKERKYTGRKKEGRIEVKEGKDGRKEGRKKEGRKVRKDRKDGRKEGMTEGNGSAVPSEEGIGRKEGGRKDGRREGRTGRKAGRKKEGRRNEGRTERRKKEKQKDIS